CAATCTTATAATTAGCGGGTGTGATTCTACACTAACTGTACTGGGCATGAGTGCTGTAATTTCCTCAGTAGCCCATTATTTGGGGCTTGGAATATTGGCCTTTATTGGATCAACTGAGGAAGATGACAGGCGTCTTGGCTTTGTTgcacctgttttattttttattttggctcTTCAGACTGGGTTAAGTGGGCTAAGACCAGAAGAGAGACTTATTCGCTTAAGTAGAAACATGTGCCTTTTATTAACTGCAGTCCTGCATTTTATCCATGGAATGACAGACCCTGTATTAATGTCTCTCAGTGCCTCTCATGTGTCATCTTTTCGTAGACATTTTCCTGTGCTGTTTGTCTCTGCTTGCCTGTTTATTCTTCCTGTCTTACTCAGTTATGTTCTTTGGCATCACTATGCACTAAATACATGGTTGTTTGCAGTTACAGCATTTTGTGTGGAACTGTGCTTAAAAGTAATTGTTTCTCTCACTGTTTATACGTTATTCATGATTGATGGCTACTATAATGTCCTCTGGGAAAAGCTTGACGATTATGTCTACTACGTTCGTTCAACAGGCAGTATTATTGAATTTATATTTGGAGTTGTAATGTTTGGAAATGGGGCTTACACTATGATGTTTGAGTCGGGAAGTAAAATTCGGGCTTTTATGATGTGCCTACATGCATATTTTAACATCTACTTACAAGCCAAAAATGGCTGGAAGACATTTATGAATCGTAGGACTGCTGTGAAGAAAATTAATTCACTTCCTGAAATAAAAGGGAGCCGCTTACAAGAAATAAATGATGTATGTGCAATCTGCTATCATGAGTTTACAACATCTGCTCGTATTACACCGTGTAATCATTATTTCCATGCACTTTGCCTTCGGAAATGGCTGTACATTCAAGATACTTGTCCAATGTGCCATCAGAAAGTATACATCGAAGATGATATCAAGGATAATTCAAATGTATCTAACAACAATGGATTTATTCCACCCAATGAAACTCCAGAGGAAGCTGTAAGAGAAGCTGCTGCTGAATCTGACAGGGAATTGAATGAAGATGACAGTACAGATTGTGATGATGAtgttcaaagagaaagaaatggagtgaTTCAGCACACAGGCGCAGCAGCCGAAGAATTTAATGATGATACTGACTGATGaaaatagcatttattaatgattgAGGTATTT
This genomic stretch from Pan paniscus chromosome 7, NHGRI_mPanPan1-v2.0_pri, whole genome shotgun sequence harbors:
- the RNF139 gene encoding E3 ubiquitin-protein ligase RNF139, which produces MAAVGPPQQQVRMAHQQVWAALEVALRVPCLYIIDAIFNSYPDSSQSRFCIVLQIFLRLLGVFASSIVLILSQRSLFKFYMYSSAFLLAATSVLVNYYASLHIDFYGAYNTSAFGIELLPRKGPSLWMALIVLQLTFGIGYVTLLQIHSIYSQLIILDLLVPVIGLITELPLHIRETLVFTSSLILTLNTVLVLAVKLKWFYYSTRYVYLLVRHMYRIYGLQLLMEDTWKRIRFPDILRVFWLTRVTAQATVLMYILRMANETDSFFISWDDFWDLICNLIISGCDSTLTVLGMSAVISSVAHYLGLGILAFIGSTEEDDRRLGFVAPVLFFILALQTGLSGLRPEERLIRLSRNMCLLLTAVLHFIHGMTDPVLMSLSASHVSSFRRHFPVLFVSACLFILPVLLSYVLWHHYALNTWLFAVTAFCVELCLKVIVSLTVYTLFMIDGYYNVLWEKLDDYVYYVRSTGSIIEFIFGVVMFGNGAYTMMFESGSKIRAFMMCLHAYFNIYLQAKNGWKTFMNRRTAVKKINSLPEIKGSRLQEINDVCAICYHEFTTSARITPCNHYFHALCLRKWLYIQDTCPMCHQKVYIEDDIKDNSNVSNNNGFIPPNETPEEAVREAAAESDRELNEDDSTDCDDDVQRERNGVIQHTGAAAEEFNDDTD